CGAGCCCAGGCGCCGGTGCAGTGACGACGGCGTTGGCCGGCTCGCCCAGAAGCGACATGACCAGTCCAGTTCCACCGAGGGCAGACAGATTGGTATTCTAGTCATAGTGAATCACAATGAACTATGTTCTGAAGCAAGGGAGACGGCCAAACGGACCAGTCTCCCCTTTTACGTTGGTAGTCCGATGATACGCGCACTCAGAGACTGCAGGTCTCAAAGGAGGGATGAGTGCTCTACCATCAGGTCTGTCCCACGCTCCCTGCCCGTCCTTCAGGCCTCGAACTATGAACCGGCCCGCATTTTCTGGTGCAAGAAGGAGGATGTCAAGATGAAAAGGACGACCGTATTGGTGCTTACAGTGCTTCTGATCTTGACGGCGGCGGCTCCCGCGCTCGCGGCGCGAATGACTATGAGTCGGCGATCCGCAGCGACTACAACGCCACCCAACGGAACCCATCTCTCTCCGATAAGGATAAGGTTACGGACGCTGTTAACTGTTTCTTCAGGTTGAAACTTGAGAGTCGAGTCCAAGGTAGACCGCTTGGATTCGAGTTCCTTTTCAGCCTACCCGCCGGCAGAGAGACTTGGCAGTTCGAATGGGGCAGATTGCGTCACGCCCTGTTCGGGGATAAGCACTATTCCGTCGAGGTGAGCGCTTATGACTACACCCCGACCTTTGAGTCCATTGAGATCGGACCGGCTAATGCCACAGTCACGTTGCACCCTACGGCAATCCTTCATTACGATAACCCTAGTCGGCCAGACCAGGAAACCTGGCAGGAGTTGCACACCATGAGCCTCACAAAGGAAGACGGGTTTTGGAGGATTCTGAATGATTCCTACGAAGACGAATACCAATGGGCCTGGCCCAAGGGAACCGATTTTGACAAGCTGTTGGCCAGCTTGCCCGAAACCCTCAGAACCCTGGAAGGCGAAATGAACCAACCTCGGAGCATCTTGCTGCAGCCGGGCGAGGTCGGGATTCAATCCACCGTGGTCTACTATGACAGAAACAAGGCTTCGTGGTATGGCAAAACCTGGACGGATGATTCGGGAACGTTTTCAAGTGCCAACTACAACACTGCAAACTTCCTCGCCTATGCCACAACCGATTGTCAGAACTTCGTTTCGCAAGCTGTATGGTGGGGTTTTGGAGGCACCAGTGCAGACCGCAGTTTGCCAATGGTAAATAATATCCCAGGCGCCACCGCTTGGTGGGCAGACAGGAGCAACGCTACCGGCTCTTGGGCTACTGCTCCCACCTTCTACAGCATGATTCTGGACAACCAACTCTACAACAAGATCGGAGTTCACGGGTCGGCAGGTCAGTTAGCACAGACGATGGTGGGGGATGTCATGAAAATCAGCACGCCTGATGGGGAACATGTCTATCTGGTCACCCAGATAGACAACATCATTCCGAACGGCTACACGGATTATTCGGAGATACACGTCTCGGCTCACTCGAGAAACCGGAACAACCACCTTTTCAGTGACCTATACCCTACGCCCCCGCCTGGTCTGGAGTACAGATGGATTCAGTCCTTCCTGTGGCCTTAATTCGGATTCTTGACCTGACCTCCACCTGGTCAAGAGTCAATCGAACCAGCAGGAGGCAGTTGTCAATCAACCCGTTCTCTCTCGCTCCCAGCATTAGGACCATCGGCTCGGGTGTCCACCGTAGGTCCAGGCGATTACCGCACTGGACCACGACCATCTCTTCGATCCTCGTAATCTTCGCCGTCTTAGGGTGCAACCGCACGATGACCGATGAGACCATGGTCACCAAATACCTAAAGACGATGGGGTGGACTGCGGAGGCGGCCGAAGACTCTGGCCCGATCGCAAAGCTTCCGGTTGATATCCCCGCGGATTGGACCGTTGGCCAAGGTCCGCTTCCTATTGGACTGTACTGGTCGGTCGCTGACACCCTTTCTAAGGATGTGGGTCTGGGCCTGGAGGCCTACCGCGGTAAGGAAGTCGTGGCTTTCGTCGTCCCCCTCGCGCAGAGGCCCTGGCCAGAATGGGTGCAGGGGCAACGGAAGAACTTGGCGATCATTCTGGTCAAAGACCACCACGTGGTCGGGGCATGGTTGGAGCTGGAAGGCATTCTGCTTGGACCTTCGCTGAAAGGAAGGAACCTGACTGACATCACCGGGCTCGACTGGGGAGAGTGGCTCCTGGCCAACGGCCTAGCGGGTGCACCCTCA
The sequence above is a segment of the Bacillota bacterium genome. Coding sequences within it:
- a CDS encoding amidase domain-containing protein, translated to MSLTKEDGFWRILNDSYEDEYQWAWPKGTDFDKLLASLPETLRTLEGEMNQPRSILLQPGEVGIQSTVVYYDRNKASWYGKTWTDDSGTFSSANYNTANFLAYATTDCQNFVSQAVWWGFGGTSADRSLPMVNNIPGATAWWADRSNATGSWATAPTFYSMILDNQLYNKIGVHGSAGQLAQTMVGDVMKISTPDGEHVYLVTQIDNIIPNGYTDYSEIHVSAHSRNRNNHLFSDLYPTPPPGLEYRWIQSFLWP
- a CDS encoding DUF4830 domain-containing protein; amino-acid sequence: MTDETMVTKYLKTMGWTAEAAEDSGPIAKLPVDIPADWTVGQGPLPIGLYWSVADTLSKDVGLGLEAYRGKEVVAFVVPLAQRPWPEWVQGQRKNLAIILVKDHHVVGAWLELEGILLGPSLKGRNLTDITGLDWGEWLLANGLAGAPSRSQETPEETIRGYFAALTRADVEQAVARLTARNALEELLQRDATSALYTTVPHATSLEETIASASVKSIAPAEGEAYRPALERLAAGKPAETRRYEVLLDVTWRVQMPVPNGPHEITMTLVMETADSSWGIDDP